A genomic stretch from Plutella xylostella chromosome 14, ilPluXylo3.1, whole genome shotgun sequence includes:
- the LOC119694310 gene encoding nuclear pore complex protein Nup58 isoform X1, translating into MSFSFGTPSSAPATTGLTGGFNFGANKPATPGFGLTATSQPSTGMFGTPASAAPAFGTATPSFGAAATPAFGATATPSFGATATPAFGATSTPGFGATSTPAFGATSTPAFGATTTPSFGASAAPTFGSTTAPAFGTTGLGTGGLNFGAASTATSQSTGLSFGAPAASTASTGLGGFGFGSTLTSTAQSTGLGGSLLGATSTAPGGLFVGSNPECSNIATFMSPTKSFEVNFPQHYVDMDIGIGPLILDDKSPSKSGKRNFYSIITPSSGPKLGTSTASSLQLTSAAPSLGLGGSGTTTTSLGIGATNTTTSGDGKSEAPKQTKLPTEISTSVDTFKEFVKKQKAISSEIMRISIKPFHKVERDAEQLVRSALSLGGEVARARAQSKRLRAAGARALAAADAVNNDPPNSEYEGSAPPAFIKELIAELEQQLITFRRQMDVADKQMQASPKLLSEQELNLGIRRMHESLVALAGRLQAVHAQVEAQKEQYLNLRKYVLKDQSNVFEGQAGNTSLDQILREAESGRKKSKLTGFDSLGGSVLSDPRTIGNINQLAGPTPFSYIGPTTTPIAETPVANWQPQAGNLSSSFNATGFGSFGAADQSSFQLQKPPGKRTKQ; encoded by the exons ATGTCTTTTTCCTTCGGGACTCCATCGAGTGCTCCGGCCACTACGGGTCTGACTGGAGGGTTTAATTTCGGTGCAAACAA gCCCGCAACGCCCGGGTTCGGCTTGACGGCGACCTCTCAACCGTCTACCGGCATGTTCGGGACGCCGGCCTCCGCCGCGCCCGCTTTCGGCACCGCTACCCCAAGCTTTGGGGCCGCGGCAACCCCAGCATTCGGTGCCACTGCTACCCCTAGTTTTGGGGCAACTGCTACCCCAGCGTTTGGGGCCACATCTACACCAGGGTTTGGGGCAACATCCACCCCAGCATTCGGGGCGACATCAACCCCTGCATTCGGCGCCACAACCACTCCGAGTTTTGGGGCCAGTGCAGCCCCCACATTTGGTTCAACGACTGCACCTGCTTTCGGAACTACTGGACTTGGCACTGGTGGCTTGAATTTTGGAGCTGCCTCCACTGCAACTAGTCAATCTACAG GGTTATCATTTGGGGCACCAGCAGCATCAACAGCTAGTACAGGGCTTGGTGGTTTCGGGTTTGGCTCCACATTAACATCAACTGCACAATCAACTGGTCTTGGAGGAAGTCTCCTTGGAGCCACCAGCACAGCCCCAGGTGGCCTATTTG TTGGATCAAATCCAGAATGTTCCAACATTGCGACTTTTATGTCTCCAACAAAATCTTTTGAAGTCAACTTTCCACAACATTATGTGGACATGGATATTGGGATAGGGCCTCTTATACTAGATGATAAATCACCATCAAAAAGTGGAAAGAGAAACTTTTATAGCATTATTACTCCCAGCTCTG gtccAAAACTTGGTACCAGCACAGCTAGCTCGTTACAATTAACTTCAG CGGCTCCCAGTTTGGGCCTGGGCGGAAGTGGGACCACCACTACTTCACTCGGCATCGGAGCAACCAACACCACCACTTCAGGAGATGGGAAaa gtGAAGCTCCAAAACAAACGAAGCTACCAACAGAAATCTCCACATCAGTAGATACATTTAAGGAGTTTGTCAAGAAACAGAAGGCAATCAGCTCCGAAATAATGAGGATTTCAATCAAACCATTCCATAAA GTGGAACGTGACGCGGAGCAGCTGGTCCGCAGCGCGCTGTCGCTGGGCGGGGAggtggcgcgggcgcgggcgcagtCGAAGCGGCTGCGGGCGGCCGGCGCGCGCGCCCTGGCCGCGGCTGATGCCGTCAACAACGACCCGCCTA aTTCGGAGTACGAAGGCTCAGCGCCACCTGCGTTTATCAAAGAGCTGATAGCGGAATTGGAGCAGCAACTTATAACGTTTAGACGCCAAATGGACGTGGCCGACAAACAAATGCAAGCCTCGCCCAAACTGCTCTCCGAACAAG AACTGAACCTCGGTATACGCAGAATGCACGAGTCCCTAGTCGCGCTCGCTGGTCGACTGCAAGCTGTGCATGCTCAG GTTGAGGCCCAAAAGGAACAGTACCTGAATCTTCGCAAGTACGTCTTGAAAGATCAATCCAACGTATTCGAAGGCCAAGCAG GCAATACAAGCTTAGACCAAATTCTGCGGGAGGCCGAGAGTGGCAGGAAAAAATCCAAGCTCACGGGCTTTGATAGCCTCGGTGGATCTGTACTCTCAGATCCTAGGACTATAG GTAACATTAATCAGTTGGCGGGGCCAACTCCGTTTAGCTACATTGGACCCACCACGACGCCAATAGCAGAAACTCCAG TGGCCAACTGGCAGCCGCAGGCAGGCAACCTGAGCTCGTCATTCAACGCGACCGGCTTCGGCTCATTCGGGGCCGCGGACCAGAGCTCGTTCCAGCTGCAGAAGCCGCCCGGCAAGCGCACCAAGCAATGA
- the LOC119694310 gene encoding nuclear pore complex protein Nup58 isoform X2, translated as MSFSFGTPSSAPATTGLTGGFNFGANKPATPGFGLTATSQPSTGMFGTPASAAPAFGTATPSFGAAATPAFGATATPSFGATATPAFGATSTPGFGATSTPAFGATSTPAFGATTTPSFGASAAPTFGSTTAPAFGTTGLGTGGLNFGAASTATSQSTGLSFGAPAASTASTGLGGFGFGSTLTSTAQSTGLGGSLLGATSTAPGGLFGPKLGTSTASSLQLTSAAPSLGLGGSGTTTTSLGIGATNTTTSGDGKSEAPKQTKLPTEISTSVDTFKEFVKKQKAISSEIMRISIKPFHKVERDAEQLVRSALSLGGEVARARAQSKRLRAAGARALAAADAVNNDPPNSEYEGSAPPAFIKELIAELEQQLITFRRQMDVADKQMQASPKLLSEQELNLGIRRMHESLVALAGRLQAVHAQVEAQKEQYLNLRKYVLKDQSNVFEGQAGNTSLDQILREAESGRKKSKLTGFDSLGGSVLSDPRTIGNINQLAGPTPFSYIGPTTTPIAETPVANWQPQAGNLSSSFNATGFGSFGAADQSSFQLQKPPGKRTKQ; from the exons ATGTCTTTTTCCTTCGGGACTCCATCGAGTGCTCCGGCCACTACGGGTCTGACTGGAGGGTTTAATTTCGGTGCAAACAA gCCCGCAACGCCCGGGTTCGGCTTGACGGCGACCTCTCAACCGTCTACCGGCATGTTCGGGACGCCGGCCTCCGCCGCGCCCGCTTTCGGCACCGCTACCCCAAGCTTTGGGGCCGCGGCAACCCCAGCATTCGGTGCCACTGCTACCCCTAGTTTTGGGGCAACTGCTACCCCAGCGTTTGGGGCCACATCTACACCAGGGTTTGGGGCAACATCCACCCCAGCATTCGGGGCGACATCAACCCCTGCATTCGGCGCCACAACCACTCCGAGTTTTGGGGCCAGTGCAGCCCCCACATTTGGTTCAACGACTGCACCTGCTTTCGGAACTACTGGACTTGGCACTGGTGGCTTGAATTTTGGAGCTGCCTCCACTGCAACTAGTCAATCTACAG GGTTATCATTTGGGGCACCAGCAGCATCAACAGCTAGTACAGGGCTTGGTGGTTTCGGGTTTGGCTCCACATTAACATCAACTGCACAATCAACTGGTCTTGGAGGAAGTCTCCTTGGAGCCACCAGCACAGCCCCAGGTGGCCTATTTG gtccAAAACTTGGTACCAGCACAGCTAGCTCGTTACAATTAACTTCAG CGGCTCCCAGTTTGGGCCTGGGCGGAAGTGGGACCACCACTACTTCACTCGGCATCGGAGCAACCAACACCACCACTTCAGGAGATGGGAAaa gtGAAGCTCCAAAACAAACGAAGCTACCAACAGAAATCTCCACATCAGTAGATACATTTAAGGAGTTTGTCAAGAAACAGAAGGCAATCAGCTCCGAAATAATGAGGATTTCAATCAAACCATTCCATAAA GTGGAACGTGACGCGGAGCAGCTGGTCCGCAGCGCGCTGTCGCTGGGCGGGGAggtggcgcgggcgcgggcgcagtCGAAGCGGCTGCGGGCGGCCGGCGCGCGCGCCCTGGCCGCGGCTGATGCCGTCAACAACGACCCGCCTA aTTCGGAGTACGAAGGCTCAGCGCCACCTGCGTTTATCAAAGAGCTGATAGCGGAATTGGAGCAGCAACTTATAACGTTTAGACGCCAAATGGACGTGGCCGACAAACAAATGCAAGCCTCGCCCAAACTGCTCTCCGAACAAG AACTGAACCTCGGTATACGCAGAATGCACGAGTCCCTAGTCGCGCTCGCTGGTCGACTGCAAGCTGTGCATGCTCAG GTTGAGGCCCAAAAGGAACAGTACCTGAATCTTCGCAAGTACGTCTTGAAAGATCAATCCAACGTATTCGAAGGCCAAGCAG GCAATACAAGCTTAGACCAAATTCTGCGGGAGGCCGAGAGTGGCAGGAAAAAATCCAAGCTCACGGGCTTTGATAGCCTCGGTGGATCTGTACTCTCAGATCCTAGGACTATAG GTAACATTAATCAGTTGGCGGGGCCAACTCCGTTTAGCTACATTGGACCCACCACGACGCCAATAGCAGAAACTCCAG TGGCCAACTGGCAGCCGCAGGCAGGCAACCTGAGCTCGTCATTCAACGCGACCGGCTTCGGCTCATTCGGGGCCGCGGACCAGAGCTCGTTCCAGCTGCAGAAGCCGCCCGGCAAGCGCACCAAGCAATGA